One Streptomyces sp. V4I8 genomic window carries:
- a CDS encoding tetratricopeptide repeat protein, which produces MRASHRTEAERLLSRAVEEEVRRSGGRIDGQVLLSRARGALDAMAQAAAEEYEAYTRALDEAEAGRLTFGQRFAREGGATPLMVAGVAAVAAAVSDLALGTGAGTAVGAGVTVGVVGAAATVVKVAGTHLPAAHHRAGAVGQPGGPEQLRLQWLTALEVRGIRPFLDQQRVLSASTGPKQTGPRLKGADKSAAARGRNVLEQSFGQLPEPMGPFAGRRQELARIRQWVQAARASTETKPTVVVLHGAPGGGRTALAIRAAHDLKDQFRGACVVDLRGDTTEEAPLSTRDALLHLLNRLGAPREQLLFRERSSTDQQVKRLSELYHQHLTGLPVTVVLDDASDAAQVRTLVPERSDSLVLVTAREPLDLPADLAAWVHQLPVEALDAAGAEELLSAAAQDSSSPYDAESADLIRQLCGGLPLALRIAGSSLGPRSPRTLATDLGAYGPVEPVERVLWLRYTDQSEAARRLLRRLALAGRASLGAAAAAALLATDEAEATRHLVALSRSGLIDHVRGNRYRLHDLVRAFAHARLLDEEEAVERTAAQERLIVNYADLAESVLRLVDGNMSTRSDRFSPHGFTSLDDALRWLDDESSFITAALRHAEDANQAAVLNLLGALCDYCLLRGDLYRLGEISELAQAVDQGLLVRSVQWRTGIAARQLGELDKARTTLTSVVDLYMEAHHDAGAARALCSLGITLHHQGNLTEAVAKLREALDLQSAPELSTDRAWTMHALAAVERDRGRVSEAMDLLTESLVLHRAGESVHGEAWAHFQLGQLSLRMGDVPRAESDLRKALELYGRTRDARGEAWALTQLARARLVAGDPSPAVDGLRQAAARHRDNEDARGEAWSVYYLGQALEETGNLDVAVRELERSRTMFSRMQDVYGLACARHHSARVTRDQRAAQTGSLKNSGFARQLLVDARANFQRIGVAHGEAWTCLELAVVDAGNARTQQALALCDDAVALFSSYGDRRGEDWARFLRCTLLPYAAPGGVEVGTAVAQEELAQLGRGGHALRDGKLGDYVEAYQLLLERGVNLEAGWQAWRLGMVPNRHAREVMGVAVTARP; this is translated from the coding sequence ATGCGGGCAAGCCATCGGACGGAGGCCGAGCGGCTGTTGTCCCGGGCCGTGGAGGAGGAGGTGCGGCGCTCGGGCGGGCGGATCGACGGTCAGGTGCTGCTGTCGCGGGCGCGCGGGGCGCTGGACGCCATGGCGCAGGCGGCGGCCGAGGAGTACGAGGCGTACACGCGCGCGCTGGACGAGGCGGAGGCCGGCCGGCTCACGTTCGGGCAGCGGTTCGCGCGGGAGGGCGGCGCTACGCCGCTGATGGTGGCGGGCGTAGCGGCGGTCGCGGCCGCCGTGTCCGACCTGGCGCTCGGCACCGGCGCGGGGACGGCCGTGGGCGCGGGCGTGACCGTCGGTGTCGTCGGCGCGGCGGCTACGGTCGTGAAGGTGGCCGGTACGCATCTGCCCGCCGCGCACCACCGCGCGGGCGCCGTCGGCCAGCCCGGCGGCCCGGAACAGCTGCGGCTGCAGTGGCTGACGGCGCTGGAGGTACGGGGCATCCGCCCCTTCCTCGACCAGCAGCGGGTGCTGAGCGCGTCGACCGGCCCGAAGCAGACCGGGCCACGGCTGAAGGGCGCGGACAAGAGCGCGGCGGCCCGCGGCCGGAACGTACTGGAGCAGTCGTTCGGTCAACTCCCCGAGCCGATGGGCCCGTTCGCGGGCCGCAGGCAGGAGCTGGCCCGCATCCGGCAGTGGGTACAGGCGGCACGGGCCAGTACGGAGACGAAGCCGACGGTCGTCGTCCTGCACGGGGCGCCCGGCGGCGGTCGTACGGCACTGGCGATCCGCGCCGCCCACGACCTGAAGGACCAGTTCCGCGGGGCGTGCGTGGTGGATCTGCGCGGCGACACGACGGAGGAGGCGCCGCTGTCGACGAGGGACGCGCTCCTGCATCTGCTGAACCGTTTGGGCGCTCCCCGCGAGCAGCTCCTCTTCCGCGAGCGCTCCTCGACCGACCAGCAGGTCAAGCGGCTGAGCGAGCTCTACCACCAGCACCTGACCGGCCTCCCCGTCACCGTCGTCCTGGACGACGCCTCGGACGCGGCGCAGGTCCGCACCCTCGTCCCCGAGCGGTCCGACAGCCTGGTCCTGGTCACCGCCCGCGAACCCCTCGACCTGCCCGCCGACCTCGCCGCCTGGGTGCACCAGCTGCCGGTGGAGGCGCTGGACGCGGCGGGCGCGGAGGAGCTGCTGAGCGCGGCGGCACAGGATTCCTCCTCCCCCTACGACGCCGAATCCGCCGACCTGATCCGGCAGTTGTGCGGCGGACTGCCGCTGGCCCTGCGCATCGCGGGCTCGTCGCTGGGCCCGCGTTCACCGCGCACACTGGCGACGGACCTCGGCGCGTACGGCCCGGTGGAGCCGGTCGAGCGGGTGCTGTGGCTGCGCTACACCGACCAGTCGGAGGCGGCCCGGCGTCTGCTGCGCAGGCTGGCCCTGGCCGGCCGCGCCTCGTTGGGCGCCGCGGCGGCGGCAGCGCTCCTGGCCACGGACGAGGCGGAGGCGACACGCCACCTGGTGGCCCTGTCCCGGTCCGGCCTCATCGACCACGTCCGCGGCAACCGCTACCGCCTCCACGACCTCGTCCGCGCCTTCGCCCACGCCCGCCTCCTCGACGAGGAGGAGGCCGTGGAGCGTACGGCGGCGCAGGAGCGGCTGATCGTGAACTACGCCGACCTCGCGGAGTCCGTCCTGCGCCTGGTCGACGGCAACATGTCGACCCGCTCGGACCGCTTCAGCCCGCACGGCTTCACCTCGCTGGACGACGCGCTGCGCTGGCTGGACGACGAGTCCAGCTTCATCACGGCCGCGCTCCGGCACGCGGAGGACGCCAACCAGGCGGCGGTCCTGAACCTGCTGGGCGCCCTGTGCGACTACTGCCTCCTGCGGGGCGACCTCTACCGCCTCGGCGAGATCAGCGAGCTGGCCCAGGCCGTGGACCAGGGCCTGCTGGTGCGCTCGGTGCAGTGGCGTACGGGCATCGCGGCCCGCCAGCTCGGCGAGCTGGACAAGGCCCGCACGACCCTGACCTCGGTGGTCGACCTCTATATGGAGGCCCACCACGACGCGGGCGCGGCCCGAGCGCTCTGTTCCCTCGGCATCACCCTCCACCACCAGGGCAATCTCACCGAGGCCGTGGCCAAGCTCCGCGAGGCCCTGGACCTCCAGTCGGCTCCCGAGCTGTCGACGGACCGCGCCTGGACGATGCACGCGCTGGCGGCGGTGGAACGGGACCGGGGCCGGGTGTCGGAGGCGATGGACCTGCTGACCGAGTCCCTGGTCCTGCACCGCGCCGGCGAGTCCGTGCACGGCGAGGCATGGGCCCACTTCCAGCTCGGCCAGCTGAGCCTGCGCATGGGCGATGTCCCGCGCGCGGAGTCGGACCTCCGCAAGGCCCTCGAACTGTACGGCCGTACGCGCGACGCCCGCGGCGAGGCCTGGGCGCTGACCCAGCTGGCCCGCGCTCGCCTGGTCGCCGGCGACCCGTCCCCGGCGGTGGACGGACTGCGCCAGGCGGCCGCCCGGCACCGTGACAACGAGGACGCGCGCGGCGAGGCCTGGTCCGTCTACTACCTCGGGCAGGCCCTGGAGGAGACGGGCAACCTGGACGTGGCGGTGCGCGAGCTGGAGCGCTCCCGCACGATGTTCTCGCGCATGCAGGACGTCTACGGTCTCGCCTGCGCCAGGCACCACTCGGCCCGTGTGACCCGGGACCAGCGGGCCGCCCAGACCGGCTCCCTGAAGAACTCCGGCTTCGCCCGCCAGCTCCTCGTGGACGCCCGCGCCAACTTCCAGCGCATCGGGGTCGCCCACGGGGAGGCGTGGACATGTCTGGAGCTCGCGGTGGTGGACGCCGGCAACGCCCGCACCCAGCAGGCGCTGGCCCTGTGCGATGACGCGGTGGCGCTGTTCTCGTCGTACGGCGACCGCAGGGGCGAGGACTGGGCCCGTTTCCTGCGCTGCACCCTGCTGCCGTACGCGGCGCCGGGCGGCGTCGAGGTCGGTACGGCGGTGGCGCAGGAGGAGCTGGCGCAGCTGGGCCGGGGCGGACACGCGCTGCGGGACGGGAAGCTGGGCGACTACGTCGAGGCGTACCAGCTCCTGCTCGAACGCGGCGTGAACCTGGAGGCCGGCTGGCAGGCCTGGCGGCTCGGCATGGTGCCGAACCGCCATGCTCGGGAGGTCATGGGGGTGGCGGTGACAGCCCGGCCATGA
- a CDS encoding thioredoxin domain-containing protein, with translation MPNRLAHETSPYLLQHADNPVDWWPWSGEAFEEARKRNVPVLLSVGYSSCHWCHVMAHESFEDQETADYLNAHYVSVKVDREERPDVDAVYMEAVQAATGQGGWPMTVFLTPDAEPFYFGTYFPPAPRHGSPSFRQVLEGVHSAWADRRDEVADVAGKITRDLAEREISYGGTEAPGEQELAQALLGLTREYDPQRGGFGGAPKFPPSMVIEFLLRHHARTGAEGALQMAQDTCERMARGGIYDQLGGGFARYSVDRDWVVPHFEKMLYDNALLCRVYAHLWRATGSGLARRVALETADFMVRELRTAEGGFASALDADSDDGTGRHVEGAYYVWTPEQLREVLGDEDAELAARHFGVTEEGTFEQGSSVLQLPQQDGLFDAEKITSIHERLLRHRGTRPAPGRDDKIVAGWNGLAIAALAETGAYFDRPDLVEAALGAGDLLVRLHLDDHARLARTSKDGKAGANAGVLEDYGDVAEGFLALASVTGEGVWLDFAGFLLDHVLARFVDAESGALYDTAADAERLIRRPQDPTDNAAPSGWSAAAGALLSYAAQTGAEPHRAAAERALGVVKALGPRVPRFIGWGLAVAEANLDGPREVAVVGPGLDDKATRALHRTALLGTAPGAVVAVGTPDSDELPLLADRPLVGGEPAAYVCRNFTCDAPTTDPERLRTSLSG, from the coding sequence ATGCCGAACCGACTGGCGCACGAGACGTCCCCGTACCTCCTTCAGCACGCCGACAACCCCGTCGACTGGTGGCCCTGGTCCGGCGAGGCCTTCGAGGAGGCGCGGAAACGGAACGTGCCCGTGCTGCTCAGTGTCGGTTACAGCAGCTGCCACTGGTGCCACGTGATGGCGCACGAGTCCTTCGAGGACCAGGAGACCGCCGACTACCTCAACGCCCACTACGTCAGCGTCAAGGTCGACCGCGAGGAACGCCCCGACGTGGACGCCGTCTACATGGAGGCCGTCCAGGCGGCCACCGGCCAGGGCGGCTGGCCCATGACGGTCTTCCTCACCCCGGACGCCGAGCCCTTCTACTTCGGCACCTACTTCCCGCCCGCGCCGAGGCACGGCTCGCCGTCCTTCCGGCAGGTCCTGGAGGGCGTGCACAGCGCCTGGGCCGACCGCCGGGACGAGGTCGCCGACGTCGCGGGGAAGATCACCCGGGATCTCGCCGAGCGGGAGATCTCCTACGGCGGCACCGAGGCGCCCGGCGAGCAGGAGCTGGCGCAGGCGCTGCTCGGCCTGACGCGGGAGTACGACCCGCAGCGCGGCGGGTTCGGGGGCGCGCCCAAGTTCCCTCCGTCCATGGTGATCGAGTTCCTGCTGCGCCACCATGCGCGCACGGGCGCCGAGGGCGCGCTGCAGATGGCCCAGGACACCTGCGAGCGGATGGCCCGGGGCGGCATCTACGACCAGCTCGGCGGCGGGTTCGCCCGGTACTCCGTCGACCGCGACTGGGTCGTGCCGCACTTCGAGAAGATGCTGTACGACAACGCCCTGCTGTGCCGTGTGTACGCCCACCTGTGGCGCGCCACCGGGTCCGGGCTCGCTCGCCGCGTCGCCCTGGAGACCGCCGACTTCATGGTGCGTGAACTGCGCACCGCCGAGGGCGGGTTCGCCTCCGCGCTCGACGCCGACAGCGACGACGGGACCGGCAGGCACGTCGAGGGCGCGTACTACGTGTGGACGCCGGAGCAGCTGCGCGAGGTGCTCGGCGACGAGGACGCCGAGCTCGCCGCCCGGCACTTCGGCGTGACCGAGGAGGGCACCTTCGAGCAGGGCTCGTCGGTGCTGCAACTCCCGCAGCAGGACGGCCTGTTCGACGCCGAGAAGATCACCTCGATCCATGAGCGGCTGCTCCGGCACCGCGGCACCCGCCCGGCACCCGGCCGGGACGACAAGATCGTCGCCGGCTGGAATGGCCTCGCCATCGCCGCCCTCGCCGAGACCGGTGCCTACTTCGACCGCCCCGACCTGGTGGAGGCCGCGCTCGGGGCCGGCGACCTGCTCGTACGGCTGCATCTCGACGACCATGCCCGCCTCGCCCGTACCAGCAAGGACGGCAAGGCCGGCGCCAACGCGGGGGTGCTGGAGGACTACGGCGATGTCGCCGAGGGCTTCCTCGCGCTCGCGTCCGTCACCGGTGAGGGGGTCTGGCTGGACTTCGCCGGGTTCCTGCTCGACCACGTGCTCGCCCGCTTCGTCGACGCGGAGTCCGGCGCCCTCTACGACACGGCCGCCGACGCCGAGCGGCTGATCCGCCGCCCCCAGGACCCCACCGACAACGCCGCCCCCTCCGGCTGGAGCGCGGCGGCCGGCGCCCTGCTGAGCTACGCGGCGCAGACCGGTGCGGAGCCCCATCGCGCCGCGGCGGAGAGGGCGTTGGGCGTCGTCAAGGCGCTCGGCCCGCGCGTGCCCCGCTTCATCGGCTGGGGTCTGGCCGTCGCCGAAGCCAACCTCGACGGGCCCCGCGAGGTCGCGGTCGTCGGACCGGGGCTTGACGACAAGGCCACAAGGGCCCTGCACCGTACGGCACTTCTGGGCACCGCCCCCGGTGCCGTCGTGGCCGTCGGGACGCCGGACAGTGACGAGCTTCCGCTGCTCGCGGATCGCCCGCTGGTCGGCGGTGAACCGGCCGCGTATGTCTGCCGTAACTTCACCTGTGACGCCCCGACGACCGATCCTGAGCGGCTGCGCACGTCACTGAGCGGCTGA